One window of the Dermacentor andersoni chromosome 10, qqDerAnde1_hic_scaffold, whole genome shotgun sequence genome contains the following:
- the LOC129381996 gene encoding uncharacterized protein, which translates to MKFLSLTAVVVGLLSRQVIGGQLFSSFGNGFGSGSLGGAFGGSSLRSGSGFGGGYGSGYGSGFGSGSGLSGFAGNGGLWGNSYGGLYGSSPFSMWRRLTAPLMLSSGSGGSWGNIYDGYGSSPFSYWSTPVYVLRLFSVPRGGSQGVSGQWDLPRVGSPLTWLTWGNPSGLISAGTPWGFQGPRGSGAFPRPWGGISGPQGGLYGMPGGIIGTGGYGQQWGQGGQGDKENQNEPQGGLSGLGGFGRLFGSGGQSRSGSPNGQQGGFSGFGGLGGLSVYGGESGMGGLRGQQGELGGIGGLDGMSGDVAESDYDGLSSQGNSAGVGSGLFGWGSQGGDFGSSGSGNYGSRRGVGGSSGGRGFGGLGSFGQTSLSSFGSNNGWDPSSQGSSFGSSSGLSGRNNQGSGYTWLFSGLGARQGSAGQLGSVGSGFGGLGVSGGSSQGWLSRATGLSQRQLLRLYRKYRKSGIRCTFIEYLRRRGYLGGFIGGPSFGGRQGSGGRRGDGSSFWYWSSTPTYRYTWGTPLGGSAPSQGSSSGGSSFGGLSGLSSGGYGGSSSGLGGSFGGSYSWSSGAGSGRQQQEDEGQQQQKVLLK; encoded by the exons ATGAAGTTCCTGAGTCTCACTGCCGTGGTCGTCGGCCTCCTGA GTCGCCAGGTCATCGGGGGCCAGCTGTTTTCAAGCTTTGGGAATGGTTTCGGTAGCGGATCGTTGGGAGGAGCATTTGGAGGAAGCTCACTCCGCAGTGGAAGCGGCTTCGGCGGTGGATACGGCAGCGGATATGGCAGTGGATTTGGCAGCGGAAGTGGACTAAGCGGATTTGCTGGAAACGGTGGTCTCTGGGGCAACAGTTACGGTGGACTATATGGAAGCAGCCCATTCTCAATGTGGAGGAGGTTGACTGCGCCCCTTATGTTGTCAAGCGGAAGCGGTGGCTCCTGGGGCAACATCTACGATGGGTACGGAAGCAGCCCCTTCTCATACTGGAGTACTCCAGTCTACGTACTGAGGTTGTTTTCTGTGCCGCGCGGAGGAAGTCAAGGCGTGAGTGGACAGTGGGATCTCCCCAGAGTAGGTTCGCCACTGACGTGGTTAACGTGGGGTAATCCCAGTGGTCTAATTTCTGCGGGCACGCCTTGGGGATTTCAGGGACCTAGGGGGAGTGGTGCATTCCCGCGGCCATGGGGAGGAATCAGTGGTCCACAGGGTGGCTTGTACGGCATGCCTGGTGGAATAATTGGAACCGGAGGGTATGGTCAACAATGGGGCCAAGGGGGACAAGGCGATAAAGAGAACCAGAATGAACCGCAAGGGGGACTCAGTGGACTTGGAGGATTCGGCAGGCTGTTCGGAAGCGGTGGCCAAAGCAGGTCCGGCAGCCCGAACGGTCAGCAAGGAGGTTTCAGCGGATTTGGAGGACTAGGCGGACTGTCGGTCTATGGCGGCGAAAGCGGAATGGGTGGGCTGCGCGGACAGCAAGGAGAACTTGGTGGGATTGGAGGACTGGACGGAATGTCAGGCGATGTCGCAGAAAGCGATTACGATGGCCTTTCCAGTCAAGGCAATTCGGCAGGCGTCGGTAGTGGACTATTTGGCTGGGGCAGCCAAGGTGGAGATTTCGGATCTAGTGGAAGCGGAAACTACGGCAGCCGACGCGGCGTGGGTGGAAGCAGCGGTGGACGAGGATTTGGCGGATTGGGAAGTTTTGGTCAGACTTCGTTGAGCAGTTTCGGTAGCAATAACGGCTGGGATCCAAGTAGCCAAGGTAGCAGTTTCGGTAGCAGCAGTGGTCTCTCAGGAAGGAACAATCAAGGGAGTGGATATACGTGGCTCTTTTCTGGCCTAGGTGCTCGTCAAGGCTCAGCTGGTCAACTAGGCAGCGTCGGAAGTGGATTCGGTGGACTGGGCGTTTCCGGCGGTTCCAGCCAAGGCTGGCTGAGCCGTGCCACTGGCCTCTCGCAAAGACAATTGCTGCGTCTTTACAGAAAGTATAGAAAAAGCGGTATCAGATGCACATTTATAGAATACCTCAGGCGACGTGGATACCTCGGTGGCTTCATTGGAGGTCCCTCATTTGGCGGTAGACAAGGAAGTGGAGGGCGACGGGGAGATGGCAGCAGTTTCTGGTATTGGAGTTCCACACCCACATACCGATACACTTGGGGAACACCTCTGGGTGGCTCTGCACCATCACAAGGAAGTAGCTCTGGCGGAAGCTCTTTTGGTGGACTCAGTGGATTGTCAAGCGGTGGATATGGCGGTTCGAGCAGCGGTTTGGGAGGAAGTTTTGGCGGCAGTTACAGCTGGAGTTCAGGTGCTGGCAGCGGCAGGCAGCAGCAGGAAGACGagggacagcagcagcagaaggtgCTTTTGAAATAA